A stretch of Lathyrus oleraceus cultivar Zhongwan6 chromosome 6, CAAS_Psat_ZW6_1.0, whole genome shotgun sequence DNA encodes these proteins:
- the LOC127092558 gene encoding gallate 1-beta-glucosyltransferase 84A24, whose protein sequence is MGSEPLTHLLLISYPAQGHINPLLRLAKCLASKGASVIFLTTEYAGKDMRTVNNITHKSLTSIGDGSLTFHFFDDGLPEDDPIRTDLPAYIEQLKLVGEPFVSQMIKNHADSNKQFSCIINNPFLPWVCDVASEYHIPSALLWTQSVSVFTAYYNYLHKLVPFPSNSEPYLDVPLPFVPLKYNEIPDFMHPFSAFPFLGALILEQFKNLSKVFCVLADTYEELEHDFIEYVSDKSIPIRPIGPLFNNPAIKSASNIRGDFVKSNDSSIIEWLNSKAKRSVVFISFGTIAYFPQEQMNEIAYGLLESKVSFLWVVKPPSKELRLKEHVLPEGFLEETSGRGKVVEWSPQEQVLCNPSVGCFMTHCGWNSSMETLASGVPVLTFPAWGDQLTNAKFLVDVFGVGIRLGYGHLENKLVTRDEVKKCLLEAMTGEKTERLKQNAMKWKKAAEDAVAVGGSSDRNLDEFMEDIKKRGGVNVKKM, encoded by the coding sequence atggGATCCGAACCTCTCACTCATCTTCTTCTTATCTCATACCCAGCACAAGGACACATAAACCCTCTTCTTAGACTTGCAAAATGTCTTGCTTCAAAGGGTGCTTCTGTCATCTTCCTCACAACAGAATATGCTGGCAAAGACATGAGAACAGTTAACAACATCACTCATAAATCACTCACCTCCATTGGTGACGGTTCTCTCACTTTTCACTTCTTTGACGACGGTTTACCCGAAGATGATCCCATCCGAACCGATCTTCCGGCATACATTGAACAACTCAAACTGGTTGGGGAACCGTTTGTTTCTCAAATGATAAAAAACCATGCAGATTCAAACAAACAATTTTCATGTATCATAAACAACCCTTTTCTTCCTTGGGTTTGCGATGTAGCTTCTGAATATCATATTCCTTCTGCTCTATTATGGACTCAATCTGTTTCTGTTTTTACCGCTTACTATAACTATCTCCACAAACTCGTACCTTTCCCTTCGAATTCAGAACCTTATCTTGATGTTCCATTACCTTTTGTACCTCTTAAATACAATGAAATTCCTGATTTTATGCATCCATTTAGTGCCTTTCCATTTCTAGGAGCACTCATTTTAGAACAGTTTAAGAATTTATCTAAAGTTTTTTGTGTCCTGGCTGATACATATGAAGAACTCGAACATGATTTCATCGAGTACGTTTCGGATAAATCAATCCCGATAAGACCTATTGGTCCTTTGTTCAACAACCCAGCGATTAAAAGCGCGAGCAATATTCGTGGCGATTTTGTGAAGAGCAATGATAGTAGTATTATAGAGTGGCTAAACTCGAAGGCAAAACGTTCTGTTGTTTTCATTTCCTTTGGAACCATTGCTTATTTTCCTCAAGAGCAAATGAATGAAATTGCATATGGGTTGTTGGAGTCTAAAGTATCGTTTTTATGGGTTGTAAAACCACCTTCAAAGGAATTGAGGCTAAAGGAACATGTTTTGCCGGAAGGGTTTTTGGAGGAAACAAGTGGGAGAGGAAAAGTGGTGGAATGGAGTCCACAAGAACAAGTATTGTGTAATCCTTCGGTGGGATGTTTCATGACACATTGTGGTTGGAATTCATCCATGGAAACACTTGCTTCAGGAGTTCCGGTGTTGACGTTTCCAGCATGGGGTGATCAACTCACAAATGCAAAGTTCTTGGTTGATGTTTTTGGAGTTGGTATTCGATTGGGGTATGGTCATTTGGAAAATAAATTGGTCACAAGAGATGAAGTTAAGAAGTGCTTATTGGAAGCAATGACAGGGGAAAAAACAGAGAGGTTGAAGCAAAATGCAATGAAGTGGAAGAAGGCGGCGGAAGATGCGGTGGCGGTCGGTGGATCATCTGATCGCAATCTTGATGAATTTATGGAAGATATTAAGAAACGTGGTGGGGTTAATGTTAAGAAAATGTAa